A region of Bacteroidia bacterium DNA encodes the following proteins:
- a CDS encoding OmpA family protein: MKLFANPITTGAMLFLLISVSCVPVRQYQDMKTRNTKCEEERDYLKNLNKELTEKSAETDLNTSKYQKRLDALQLDTLTLGTSLRKMIVQYDKINQLNDELMSKLKLKNIESSDEAKKLLVQLQQLQEILQKKEDDLKKMEKDLNEKKANLDELTTQIDEKNSALEKKNARLIELEGILSRKDSMVKVLKDKVSNALQGYEGKGLTVVQKNGKVYVSLDEKLLFQSGKWDVDPKGQKALKDLAVVLEKNNDINIVIEGHTDDVTFKGTNGIEDNWDLSAKRATAIVKILLSNSKIDAKRLMAAGRSQYLPVDPSKTPEARTKNRRTEIILTPKLDELFKVLESN, from the coding sequence ATGAAGTTATTTGCAAACCCAATTACAACAGGAGCTATGCTATTCCTGTTAATTTCAGTTTCATGTGTTCCTGTTCGTCAATATCAGGATATGAAAACAAGAAATACTAAATGCGAAGAAGAACGTGATTATTTAAAAAACCTGAATAAAGAATTGACTGAAAAATCTGCTGAAACAGATCTTAATACCAGTAAATATCAAAAACGACTTGACGCTTTACAACTGGATACTTTAACACTTGGAACATCACTAAGAAAAATGATAGTTCAGTACGATAAAATAAATCAGTTGAATGATGAATTAATGTCAAAACTGAAACTAAAAAATATAGAAAGTTCAGATGAGGCAAAAAAGCTACTTGTTCAATTACAACAATTACAGGAAATTTTGCAAAAAAAGGAAGACGACCTAAAAAAGATGGAGAAAGACCTAAACGAGAAAAAAGCTAATCTTGATGAACTTACCACTCAAATCGACGAAAAAAATTCAGCTCTTGAAAAGAAAAATGCACGTTTAATTGAACTTGAAGGTATTTTAAGCAGAAAAGATTCTATGGTTAAAGTATTAAAAGATAAAGTATCAAATGCATTACAGGGATATGAAGGCAAGGGACTTACTGTAGTTCAGAAAAATGGAAAGGTATATGTTTCACTTGATGAAAAACTTTTATTCCAGTCAGGAAAATGGGATGTTGATCCAAAAGGACAAAAAGCATTAAAAGACCTTGCAGTTGTATTAGAAAAAAACAACGACATCAATATAGTAATAGAAGGTCATACTGACGATGTTACTTTTAAAGGCACAAATGGCATTGAAGACAACTGGGACTTAAGTGCAAAACGTGCAACAGCTATTGTAAAAATATTACTTTCAAATTCTAAGATTGATGCAAAACGATTAATGGCAGCAGGAAGAAGTCAGTACCTACCTGTTGACCCTTCAAAAACACCTGAAGCAAGAACAAAAAACCGTAGAACTGAAATTATATTAACCCCTAAACTCGATGAGCTTTTTAAAGTTCTTGAATCAAATTAG
- a CDS encoding tetratricopeptide repeat protein, which yields MKNTILFIIISLILCTIAKGQEKNIDNLLKLIKSATNDTVKARLFVELGNEFLAYNPDSSIIFYNKAISITNNNDEISQLYNAYSLQSKAWAYCIFKSEADTAINITNKAIKKYSKLLSSKNENIVLKAKKGLAGCNNNLGNSNLLFSNYDAAIEFFTKTGEIAKEINDKKYLSISTNNLGLVYQNKGNFDLAINYFQQSLKIDQELGDEFGVMGGYYNIGALHSHLSNHLKALDYFKKALVLAKKAEDNKSICLCYNGIGVSYCKLNYYSLAIDNHNKALEHANKIDDKSGLSDSYSNLGSTYGLIGDYNKSIEYFLKSLKIVKEIGDKNGESLDLGNISLQYIILADSVSKTKQEKISNYKKAIEYGLESYKIANEIKSLTRINDVAGYLKKAYKETGNPTEALKFSDIYISTKDSIFNEEKNKTIEEMESKYQSETKQLTIDKLEKEKNIQTLEVKKQRWINMFIISVLVFLIVVSTIVFRMFLLKKKANKIISENNIALKNANVEINTQKEEITAQRDEIEAQRDLVITQRDHIEEIHLQVSQSIDYAKRIQTSILADQAILSQHLPEHFIMFKPKDKVSGDFYWWAVIENQLIITVADCTGHGVPGAFMSMLGTSLLRDIVIKEYIVQPALILKKLRKEIINALKQKGESGEQKDGMDMALCTINLETLEMQFAGANNPVYIIPPVILNECEEQFSCATKSTLDSSAAPLNDKINLVEFKGDKMPVAIHERMDPFTNQTFQLNKGDSIYLMSDGFEDQFGGLNNKKFKSKQLKEILITNNRLSMNDQQIKIEQIFTDWLGTNEQIDDVTLIGFKV from the coding sequence ATGAAAAACACGATACTCTTTATCATCATTTCGTTAATATTATGCACTATAGCAAAGGGACAGGAAAAAAATATTGACAATTTACTTAAGCTTATTAAATCTGCTACTAACGACACTGTTAAAGCAAGATTGTTTGTTGAACTTGGGAATGAATTTCTTGCATATAATCCGGATTCATCAATCATATTTTACAATAAAGCAATAAGTATAACAAATAATAATGATGAGATATCGCAATTATATAATGCCTATTCTTTGCAATCCAAAGCATGGGCATACTGTATTTTCAAGTCAGAAGCTGATACTGCAATAAACATTACTAATAAAGCAATTAAAAAATATAGCAAATTATTAAGTTCAAAAAACGAAAATATAGTTTTAAAAGCCAAAAAGGGTCTTGCAGGCTGTAACAATAATCTAGGTAACTCAAATTTACTTTTTAGTAATTACGATGCGGCTATTGAGTTTTTCACAAAAACAGGTGAGATTGCAAAAGAAATAAATGATAAAAAATACTTATCAATTTCAACAAATAACCTGGGGTTAGTATATCAAAATAAAGGCAATTTTGATTTGGCTATAAATTACTTTCAACAATCACTTAAAATTGATCAGGAGTTAGGTGATGAATTTGGAGTAATGGGCGGATATTATAATATTGGTGCTCTTCACTCACATTTATCTAATCACTTAAAAGCATTAGATTATTTTAAAAAAGCATTAGTACTTGCAAAAAAAGCTGAAGACAATAAAAGTATCTGCCTTTGCTATAACGGCATAGGTGTTTCTTACTGTAAACTAAATTATTATAGTCTGGCTATTGATAACCATAACAAAGCACTAGAACATGCAAATAAAATTGATGACAAAAGTGGATTATCCGACAGTTATAGTAACCTTGGATCAACATATGGTTTAATAGGCGATTACAATAAGTCTATTGAATATTTTTTAAAATCACTAAAAATCGTAAAAGAAATAGGCGATAAAAATGGAGAGTCATTAGATTTGGGTAATATTTCATTGCAATATATAATTCTTGCTGACTCTGTTTCTAAAACAAAACAAGAAAAAATAAGCAATTATAAAAAAGCTATCGAGTATGGATTAGAATCATATAAAATCGCAAACGAAATTAAATCGCTTACCAGAATTAATGACGTTGCAGGTTATCTGAAAAAAGCCTACAAAGAAACAGGAAATCCAACAGAAGCATTAAAATTTTCAGACATATATATATCAACAAAAGACTCTATTTTTAATGAAGAAAAAAATAAAACCATTGAAGAAATGGAGTCAAAATATCAATCTGAAACTAAACAGTTAACAATAGATAAACTAGAGAAAGAAAAAAACATTCAAACTCTTGAAGTGAAAAAACAGAGATGGATTAATATGTTTATCATAAGTGTACTTGTTTTTCTGATCGTTGTTTCAACAATAGTTTTCAGAATGTTTTTATTAAAAAAGAAAGCTAACAAAATAATCTCCGAAAATAACATAGCACTTAAAAATGCGAATGTTGAAATAAATACTCAAAAAGAAGAAATTACAGCACAGCGCGACGAAATTGAGGCTCAAAGAGATTTAGTAATTACACAACGCGACCATATTGAAGAAATTCATTTACAGGTCTCACAAAGTATTGACTATGCAAAAAGAATTCAAACATCGATTTTGGCAGATCAGGCAATTTTAAGCCAGCATTTACCGGAACACTTTATTATGTTTAAACCAAAAGATAAAGTAAGTGGAGATTTTTACTGGTGGGCTGTTATAGAAAATCAATTAATAATTACAGTTGCTGACTGCACAGGGCATGGAGTACCAGGAGCCTTCATGAGCATGCTTGGAACTTCACTTCTTAGGGATATTGTTATAAAAGAATATATAGTTCAACCTGCATTAATACTAAAGAAGTTAAGAAAAGAAATTATAAACGCATTAAAACAAAAGGGCGAAAGTGGCGAGCAAAAAGATGGAATGGACATGGCTTTGTGTACCATAAATCTTGAAACTCTTGAAATGCAGTTTGCAGGTGCAAATAATCCGGTATATATTATCCCTCCTGTCATTCTGAACGAATGTGAAGAACAATTTTCTTGCGCAACAAAATCTACTTTAGATTCTTCGGCTGCGCCTCTGAATGACAAAATAAATTTAGTTGAATTTAAGGGTGACAAAATGCCTGTTGCAATTCACGAAAGAATGGATCCGTTTACAAATCAGACTTTTCAATTAAATAAGGGCGATAGCATATATTTAATGAGTGACGGTTTTGAAGACCAGTTTGGTGGATTAAACAACAAAAAGTTTAAATCAAAACAACTTAAAGAAATTTTGATAACAAATAACAGATTATCTATGAATGACCAACAAATAAAAATTGAACAAATTTTTACTGACTGGTTAGGTACAAATGAACAAATAGATGATGTAACTTTAATTGGCTTTAAGGTATAA
- a CDS encoding SDR family oxidoreductase, producing MKTVLITGASTGIGKESAIYFAERGWNVAATMRNLDSTDFSRYPNIAKFKLDVNNEKSILDAINSTIEKFGAINAVVNNAGYAAAGAFECASQDQIKKQFDVNVFGLMNVTRAILPHFRQNKKGTIINLASVAGHAGFPTFTLYNSTKFAVEGFSEALQYELRQFNIKVKIVEPGPIKTDFYDRSMDKIENPNIKDYDNFINPAMKKMNEMGMKGLPPKAVSKRIYKAAMSTSYKLRYPVSIQAAAMISLRHLMPGCIFRSAVRMIMK from the coding sequence ATGAAAACAGTATTAATTACCGGAGCATCAACAGGTATTGGAAAAGAGTCTGCTATTTATTTTGCAGAACGTGGATGGAATGTTGCAGCTACAATGAGAAATTTAGATTCAACAGATTTTAGTAGGTATCCAAATATTGCAAAATTCAAACTTGATGTAAATAATGAGAAAAGTATTTTGGATGCAATAAATTCTACTATTGAGAAATTTGGTGCTATTAACGCAGTGGTAAATAATGCCGGTTATGCAGCAGCAGGAGCTTTTGAATGTGCTTCTCAGGATCAGATTAAGAAACAGTTTGACGTAAATGTTTTTGGGTTGATGAATGTAACTAGGGCAATTCTTCCACATTTCAGACAAAATAAAAAAGGTACTATTATTAATTTAGCATCTGTTGCCGGACATGCCGGATTTCCAACATTTACATTATATAATTCAACCAAATTTGCTGTTGAGGGTTTTAGCGAGGCGCTTCAATATGAATTAAGGCAATTTAATATTAAAGTAAAAATTGTTGAACCCGGTCCGATAAAAACAGATTTTTATGATCGTTCTATGGATAAAATTGAAAATCCCAATATTAAGGATTATGATAATTTTATAAATCCAGCTATGAAAAAAATGAACGAAATGGGGATGAAAGGATTACCTCCAAAAGCTGTTTCAAAAAGAATATATAAAGCTGCAATGTCAACTTCTTATAAGTTAAGGTATCCTGTATCAATACAGGCTGCTGCAATGATAAGTTTAAGACATTTAATGCCTGGTTGTATTTTCAGGTCAGCGGTAAGGATGATAATGAAATAA
- a CDS encoding DUF2271 domain-containing protein, protein MKKALLKNLSALLVLISCMFLTSGIYAQTPGTLTFTVNLTSHSGSYGTDHYVVLWIENGSNTFVKTKLKRADTHATGTHNHLPLWKASSALNVVDATTGASLSSYGTPLSFTWNATDVAGALVADGTYKVRVEFTWSTTTNTANTTVAFTKGASAVHLTPADEANFTGMVLDWQPSAAAPVASFAANTTNICENGNISFTDQSTNTPTSWAWNFGDGQTSTSQNPTHTYATAGTYTVALTATNAGGNNTSTQTNLITVNPTVVPSVVVNPSAATVCPGTTVVLTAVPTNGGTPTYSWTVDGNVVGTNNTYSAVFSNGQAVVCTMTSNAACANPTTATSATFNTGVYTVAPVTITETTGTLNSTATTGNQWYEQTNGIIAGQTGVTYSPTSNGSYYTIVTDANGCTSTSNTLAYIYNGINENSLNSSFSIFPNPSNGIINISFNKAFSNEQISIEDYTGRIIYNETINQNNGSVKTIDLSKYSNGIYFLKVNNEKHTLVIDK, encoded by the coding sequence ATGAAAAAAGCTTTACTAAAAAACTTAAGCGCATTATTAGTGCTTATTTCTTGCATGTTTTTAACTTCTGGTATATATGCTCAAACACCAGGAACATTAACTTTTACAGTTAATTTAACTTCACATTCCGGTAGCTATGGTACTGACCATTATGTAGTATTATGGATTGAAAATGGTTCAAATACCTTTGTTAAAACCAAGCTAAAAAGAGCTGATACTCATGCAACAGGCACTCACAACCACTTACCATTGTGGAAAGCAAGTTCTGCTTTAAACGTAGTTGATGCAACAACTGGAGCTTCATTATCAAGTTATGGAACACCATTAAGTTTTACCTGGAATGCAACAGATGTTGCGGGTGCATTAGTTGCAGATGGAACTTACAAAGTAAGAGTAGAATTTACATGGAGTACAACTACAAATACTGCAAATACAACTGTTGCATTTACAAAAGGCGCATCGGCAGTACATTTAACTCCTGCTGATGAAGCTAATTTTACAGGTATGGTATTAGATTGGCAACCTTCTGCAGCTGCTCCAGTTGCTAGCTTTGCTGCTAATACAACAAATATTTGTGAGAATGGAAATATTTCTTTTACCGACCAGAGTACAAATACCCCAACTTCATGGGCATGGAATTTTGGTGACGGTCAAACATCTACAAGCCAAAACCCAACTCATACCTATGCAACAGCAGGAACTTATACAGTTGCCTTAACAGCAACAAATGCAGGCGGAAATAACACTTCTACACAAACAAATTTAATTACTGTTAATCCAACAGTTGTTCCTTCTGTAGTAGTTAATCCTAGTGCAGCAACTGTTTGTCCTGGTACTACAGTAGTTTTAACTGCTGTACCAACAAATGGTGGTACTCCAACTTACTCATGGACAGTAGATGGAAACGTTGTTGGAACAAATAATACATATTCTGCAGTTTTTTCAAATGGTCAGGCAGTTGTTTGTACAATGACTTCAAATGCAGCATGTGCAAACCCAACAACTGCAACTTCAGCTACCTTTAATACCGGTGTTTACACAGTAGCTCCTGTAACAATAACAGAAACAACCGGAACATTAAACTCAACTGCAACAACCGGTAATCAATGGTATGAGCAAACAAACGGAATAATTGCTGGTCAGACAGGAGTAACATACTCACCAACTTCTAACGGAAGTTATTATACCATAGTAACAGATGCTAATGGATGCACATCGACTTCAAATACTTTAGCCTATATATATAATGGTATAAATGAAAATTCTTTAAACTCTTCATTTAGTATTTTCCCAAATCCTTCTAATGGAATTATTAATATTTCTTTCAATAAAGCATTTTCAAATGAACAAATCTCAATTGAAGATTATACAGGAAGAATTATTTATAATGAAACTATTAATCAGAATAATGGTTCAGTAAAAACAATTGACTTATCGAAATATTCTAACGGAATTTACTTTTTAAAAGTGAATAACGAAAAACATACTTTGGTAATTGACAAATAA
- a CDS encoding TonB-dependent receptor: MKIFYFILLTLFSTHLLAQHGKIVGKVLNSKNNEVIPFANISIEGTKIGTSSDFDGKFEFSEVDPGFVHLIVTVIGFESLTTNDIQIINGKTANIEIQLNEHKYELNEVNVSAQKFEKREESPVSLRSINISEIENSAGVNRDISKIVQSFPGVAAIPAPGRNDVIVRGGASNESKFFLDDVEFPNINHFATQGASGGSNGILNADFIREINFYSGAFPANRGNALSGIFNFKQIDGNLEKLRFRGCLGASEVALTTDGPLTKKTNFIFSVRRSYLSLLFKAIGLPFLPTYNDYQWKSKYKINDKNEITIVSVGGLDQSKLDLKIKNPTENQRYILNYLPIYEQWSYTIGGVYKHYRANGYSLLVLSRNMLNNRQYKYLNNDNSLATNKILDYVSQEIENKFRLENNMQFTNNLKLNYGINLEYAKYNNNTFQKIFVNNMVDTASYNAVLDLFKYGLFAQISKRYFSDLLTLSLGIRTDAAEYNNNMHNPLNQFSPRFSAALRLSEKISFNANIGKYYQLPAYTTLGYKNNSGEYSNKQNNIKYISSDHIIGGLEYQPYRGTLVTLEGFMKFYSNYPFSINDSISIAFRPTDFGVVGNEAVNSINKGKAYGAELLFRSDFNRKIDVVISYTFAKAEFQDKYGKYSAASWDNRHIFIISANKKLKRNWSTALKWRFAGGLPYTPYDIQKSSSIAAWDITSLPYYDYNNVNSKRFKPFHQLDVRVDKTVYFKNSSLKFYLDIQNAYNFKSEEQGRITNMDVDGNKVIDPNDPTRYVLRTISSPGVGTVLPSIGIIFDF; encoded by the coding sequence GTGAAAATTTTTTATTTTATCCTGCTTACTTTATTTAGTACTCATTTGCTTGCCCAGCATGGAAAAATTGTGGGCAAAGTGCTTAATTCAAAAAATAACGAAGTCATTCCTTTTGCAAATATTTCAATTGAAGGAACAAAAATCGGAACTTCAAGTGATTTTGATGGGAAATTTGAATTTTCGGAAGTAGATCCGGGATTTGTTCATCTTATAGTAACTGTAATAGGATTTGAATCATTAACAACAAATGACATTCAGATTATAAATGGAAAAACTGCTAATATTGAAATACAATTAAATGAGCATAAATATGAACTAAATGAGGTAAATGTTTCAGCTCAGAAATTTGAAAAAAGAGAAGAAAGTCCTGTTTCGTTAAGAAGTATAAACATTTCTGAAATTGAAAACAGTGCCGGAGTAAATCGCGATATTTCTAAAATAGTTCAATCTTTTCCGGGAGTTGCTGCTATACCAGCGCCCGGAAGAAACGATGTTATTGTTCGTGGTGGTGCTTCAAATGAAAGTAAATTTTTTCTCGACGACGTAGAGTTTCCTAACATTAATCACTTTGCAACTCAAGGTGCATCAGGCGGGTCAAATGGAATATTAAATGCTGATTTTATTCGCGAAATAAATTTTTATTCCGGTGCATTCCCTGCAAATCGTGGAAACGCACTTAGCGGAATTTTTAATTTTAAACAAATTGACGGAAACTTAGAAAAATTAAGGTTCAGAGGCTGCCTTGGTGCTTCTGAAGTAGCACTTACTACTGATGGTCCATTAACAAAGAAAACTAATTTCATTTTTTCAGTAAGAAGATCTTACCTGAGTCTGCTTTTTAAAGCTATTGGCTTACCATTTTTACCTACATATAACGATTACCAATGGAAAAGTAAGTATAAAATTAATGACAAAAATGAAATTACAATTGTTAGCGTAGGTGGACTCGATCAGTCAAAGCTTGATCTAAAAATTAAAAACCCAACCGAGAATCAACGATATATTTTAAACTATTTGCCCATATACGAGCAATGGAGTTATACTATTGGCGGTGTTTATAAGCACTATAGGGCAAATGGTTATTCGCTTTTAGTTTTAAGCAGAAACATGCTTAACAATCGTCAGTATAAATATTTGAACAATGACAATTCACTAGCCACTAATAAAATACTTGATTATGTTAGTCAGGAAATTGAAAATAAATTCAGGCTCGAAAACAATATGCAGTTTACTAACAACTTAAAACTAAATTACGGAATTAATCTGGAATATGCCAAATATAACAATAACACATTTCAAAAGATTTTTGTAAATAATATGGTCGATACTGCTTCTTATAATGCAGTTCTTGATTTATTTAAATACGGACTATTTGCTCAAATCAGCAAAAGGTATTTTTCAGATTTATTAACTCTCTCACTTGGAATACGCACTGACGCTGCAGAATATAACAACAATATGCATAATCCACTAAACCAATTCTCACCAAGATTCTCAGCTGCATTAAGATTATCAGAGAAAATCAGTTTTAATGCAAATATTGGAAAATACTATCAGCTTCCAGCATATACAACATTAGGCTATAAGAATAATTCAGGTGAATATTCAAATAAACAAAATAACATTAAATACATTTCAAGTGACCATATAATAGGTGGATTAGAATACCAACCCTACAGAGGTACACTTGTTACACTTGAAGGTTTTATGAAGTTTTACTCAAACTATCCATTTTCTATTAACGATTCAATTAGTATTGCATTTCGTCCAACAGATTTTGGTGTGGTTGGCAACGAAGCCGTAAATTCTATTAATAAAGGCAAAGCATATGGTGCCGAACTACTATTCAGATCGGATTTTAATAGGAAAATTGATGTCGTAATTTCTTACACTTTTGCAAAAGCTGAATTTCAGGATAAATATGGAAAATATTCAGCCGCATCATGGGACAACCGACACATATTTATTATTTCTGCAAATAAAAAATTAAAAAGGAACTGGAGTACTGCTTTAAAATGGCGTTTTGCAGGAGGCTTACCTTATACTCCATACGACATACAAAAATCATCCTCAATTGCTGCCTGGGATATTACAAGTTTACCATATTACGACTATAACAACGTGAACAGTAAAAGATTTAAACCTTTTCATCAGCTTGATGTAAGAGTTGATAAAACAGTTTATTTTAAGAATAGCAGTTTAAAGTTTTATCTCGACATTCAAAACGCATACAATTTTAAATCAGAGGAACAAGGGCGAATTACAAATATGGATGTTGATGGGAATAAAGTAATCGATCCAAATGATCCTACAAGATACGTTTTAAGAACTATTTCATCACCCGGAGTAGGTACAGTATTACCTTCAATTGGGATAATTTTCGATTTTTAG
- a CDS encoding DUF4537 domain-containing protein yields the protein MKKFIVFTLLLAVTGIFTQSCKTESQFKTGMSVAAKWTDGNYYLATIKTITGETYAVDYADGSNGEVKVTDLKLITEKSDLKAGDKVQAVWAGAKFYPGKIKELKEKGAIIIWDDGTTESEVVFGKIMKM from the coding sequence ATGAAAAAATTTATTGTATTTACTTTATTACTTGCAGTTACAGGAATATTCACACAATCTTGCAAAACTGAGTCACAGTTTAAAACCGGAATGTCTGTTGCTGCAAAATGGACTGATGGGAATTATTATCTGGCTACAATTAAAACTATTACAGGCGAAACTTATGCTGTTGATTATGCCGATGGCTCGAATGGCGAAGTAAAAGTTACCGATTTAAAATTGATTACCGAGAAATCAGATTTAAAAGCAGGTGATAAAGTACAGGCTGTATGGGCAGGCGCAAAGTTCTATCCTGGTAAAATTAAAGAACTAAAAGAAAAAGGAGCTATAATAATTTGGGATGACGGAACAACTGAAAGTGAAGTGGTGTTTGGTAAAATAATGAAAATGTAA